The uncultured Desulfobulbus sp. genome window below encodes:
- a CDS encoding hydrogenase maturation nickel metallochaperone HypA: protein MHELSLAQSLLDQLVTLAREHNAEHVTRLSVTIGPFSGIVRDSFEFGFNILKDAQPLTKDAVMVVETPDPVYTCLDCNKVSVIPFAQPGEATEMNLGGGYPKKCPWCCQNRLSPKGGTELILNQVEME, encoded by the coding sequence ATGCACGAATTATCGCTCGCGCAAAGTCTGCTTGACCAACTCGTAACCCTCGCCAGAGAGCACAATGCTGAACATGTGACCCGTCTCTCTGTGACCATCGGTCCATTTTCGGGGATCGTTCGCGACAGCTTTGAGTTTGGTTTTAATATCCTCAAAGACGCGCAGCCCCTCACGAAAGATGCGGTTATGGTAGTGGAGACCCCTGATCCGGTCTATACCTGTCTGGATTGCAACAAGGTCTCAGTTATTCCCTTTGCGCAACCCGGTGAGGCAACTGAAATGAATCTTGGTGGCGGCTATCCCAAAAAGTGTCCCTGGTGCTGCCAAAACAGGCTTTCCCCCAAAGGGGGAACCGAACTTATTTTGAATCAAGTAGAAATGGAGTAG
- the hypB gene encoding hydrogenase nickel incorporation protein HypB: MCDTCGCQLHEHHQHDTKVVEVNKSLLEANQKQAHSNRHHIESMGALAINMISSPGSGKTTLLERTIEALKDTVKIGVIEGDIETERDADRIRAKGIPAVQLTTGGACHLDAPMVHGGLHVLEHFAKGEGFDLIFIENVGNLVCPSTFDLGEHRRIILLSVPEGSDKPAKYPTTFRGADLVLITKMDLLPHFDFSVEEAKKETLTLKPDVPIIELSSTTGDGFEQWIDYLKQMLKK; the protein is encoded by the coding sequence ATGTGTGATACCTGCGGCTGTCAATTGCACGAACACCACCAGCACGACACCAAAGTCGTTGAGGTCAATAAAAGCCTGCTCGAGGCGAACCAGAAACAGGCTCATTCCAATCGGCACCACATTGAGTCCATGGGGGCGCTGGCAATCAACATGATTTCCAGCCCCGGCTCTGGAAAGACCACGTTGCTTGAGCGGACCATCGAGGCCTTAAAAGACACGGTCAAAATCGGTGTAATCGAGGGGGATATTGAAACCGAGCGGGACGCAGACCGGATTCGTGCCAAAGGTATTCCAGCGGTACAGCTGACCACCGGCGGAGCCTGTCATCTGGATGCTCCCATGGTCCATGGTGGCTTGCATGTCTTGGAGCATTTTGCAAAAGGAGAAGGGTTTGATCTCATCTTCATCGAGAACGTAGGAAATCTGGTCTGCCCTTCCACCTTTGACCTGGGCGAGCATCGACGGATTATCCTGCTCTCCGTTCCGGAAGGCTCAGACAAACCAGCCAAGTATCCCACCACCTTTCGTGGAGCTGATCTGGTCTTGATCACCAAGATGGATTTACTGCCCCATTTTGATTTTTCCGTGGAAGAAGCGAAAAAAGAGACCCTGACCCTGAAACCCGATGTGCCGATTATTGAGCTTTCCTCGACAACCGGTGACGGCTTTGAGCAGTGGATTGACTATTTGAAGCAGATGCTGAAGAAATAA